The genomic segment aatttaacacttaGCTTCAAAGGATACATTGACTTGATTGCTGTCAGAAAAGCACTACGAAGGTAGAGTGTTGGACTTAGTTCCAGTAGTCGGGGTTCAAAACTTCAAATCCTCATAACCTCAAATATATACAAGAAAAGAAGGACAAAAAACCTTCTGAGCgcataacaagaacaatataccTCTTCACCCTACTCTTTCCTTTAACTGAAAGAGTGGCCAGCAATATTTAATCACTTGAGATAACAACGAAAAGAAATCACCATAAAAAACTTATACATGTAAGAGGACCATGAGGAGTGCAACAAGAGAAGTAGCGTGGAAGACAGAAAAAAGGAATCTAAAGAGAGCAGTTCACCAGAAATGAGTCAAGTTGACCATAAAATATGACCTCTGAATTTCTTTGTACTCACTTATATGAAATAGTCACTGAAAGCAAAAGTGAGAAGGAGGAGGGAGGGGAGTGGATGCACATGCACTATGTAAAAAATAAATGACACACAACATAAATAAAAGACGAATTTTTGGGCAAAGCAGAATGTGATTTTGATGGTCAGCATAtgaaacttaaacttaccaatccaATCCATTCCATAGACCTTGAATCCATTGGCATTAAGCTGCTTTGCAAAATCACTGTACCTACCACTGTTGTAAAAATCTAAACATCATaagtaaaagaaacaaaaagctaCCCAATCAATTTAATACCTCCTCTACAATGGCCTCAGATCCAAATAACAAACCTGTGTTCATTCAGGCCATGCAAAAGAACAACTACGCCCCTGCAAAAGATATGGAAATAACTCACTATCTAGGTGAACAAAGTGGGAATTTGAACTTCAAAagaagactaaaatttaaaaatttaaaagaatgtaATCAATAAATCAAAACAGGGTGGTAGAAATTGTAGAGGACTGTAGCTTGAAGCTATTTAcaagaaatattttattttattgctaAAACAGAAGAAAAGGAATTTCTCATGACTCATTTAAAGTTTAAACAGAAGAAAAGGAATTTCTCATAACTCATTTAAAGTTTAAACTTCCAGATATGAAAAGTATAAAATTGATTATAGAGGAATTAACACAAGTAAGTTCTCATCCCACTAAGCTTCACTAAAACCAATGTGCCCAACGTGACTAAAGTTTGGCAAACAAATATAAATGGCTTAGCCTCCAGCCAGGATTTATCCATACAGAAAATTTCACTTATAGCAAAGACAGAATTGAAACTTCTGCTCACAGAGGGTAATCTAATTTCAGGCCAATAGAAGTTCGATTTTTTGTCCTTTTTTCACATTCaacatttttagtaaaatttcttttcaccttttcatttgtttattttagttcCCACTGACATCAAGGTCTGAGGCACACTTCAAAAGGCCTGGCTCAATATTTACCAATTCTCAAGCATTTGACAATAATATCAATTCTTTGAACTATGGAAAAGCAATTTTATACACTGAGCACTAGTGATAAAAGCATTTTATTTCATCAGCTATTCCTTTCGAAAAATTCAACTCGATAGAAAAATGTGCCAAATTATGAGACTCTCTGGGGCTGATTAGGCACTGCCAAACATTTGACAAATACATGAAAAACTATGGCAGAGTATTGTAAATATCATCTCCACAGCAAGTGCCTTCCCAGCTACATTCAGAGCATAACGCAGACAAAAAGAGGTAGGGGACCAGAAGCAGAAGCTTAGACATTTAGGGCAGGAATAATCATAAGAAAGCAATCCTTGGGGCATGCTCCAACAGCAGGTAGTGCTGTAAATGAACCAAGCTTAAACAAATGGGCCTCTGATCATGCTCAGTTCCTCAAAATCTTTACCAATGTTTGTTTATTTAGCTTGATAAACTAACATAAATGAACAAAAACGGAACTGGTCATTTTACACTCCATTCATTTATAGCTCTAACAGCAGGGATTTTGTTTTTTGTTCGAAGCTGCAGGGAATTATAGCCTGCAAAAACGTTGTTTCTTTTTATCCATAGTTTTAACCACTAGTGTCATTGGAAACTCAACCATTTTTGCAGGCTTCTGTGAACATTCCAAGTGAGGACAATAACCACAGTTTTCAGATATGTATCTCTTTAActaattgttgtattttaaaatttccaaaccatTGACTCAAAGATGCAGAAGAAGCAGAGTTACATAAATTAACTTCATACCGTTTTATTATTTTACGAATAATAGAGACATTTTCTAGTGGGCTTAggtaacatattttaaatgtttttcctaagttaaataaaaaaaatggtacaATAATCCAAAAGTGTCACTCCCAAAAGCTGAAATTTTGTCTATGGGAGCTGAACAAACAATAGCGATGATTCCATAAAAAAAGCAATGTTCTTATTCTCTCGAATCTCAGAATAATTAAATCCCATCACTCTGAACTAAATTTCAAAGCAGAAATATATCTCATTTAAGCTCTGGAAAAgacaaaacaaataaataatctCAAACTCAAAAACCCCATTTCCAGAGCTATTTctaagtaaatgaattaaatagaaaaaataaatcatTGGCATCGGCTTAAAGAAAAGTGACCCAATAGTGTTACTCATCataattaacatataaattagTACAACTTCTCAAAAAGAAAGGGAATAGTTAGTCAAAAACTGACCTGACTACGACGGAAACTGGGGTCCAAGACTGAGTGAATAACGTTTCACCTCGTGCACTAGTAAACAGCGAAAACTCCCTCACTGTGTCGTTATCATCGTCCTCAACCACCCTCTGGATCGCCAGTGACCGCCTGGCCGCGGCCTCCTGGTCCAAAATCACCGCCGCGCTTCTACGTAGCACCATCGCCGCCGGCACCCTCATCGCAGCCGACGAAGAAGACGACCCTTTCCTCCGGCAGTCCTGTTTCTCGTCCTTTCCCACTTTCTCCCCGGAACAGATAGCGGAGGCGCGTCTTTGCCCCCGGAATGGCAAAAGCAAGAACAAAACGACAGCATTTAGCAGCAACAAGAGGCTCCTCAAAGCACGTAAGGAGAAGAGGGCGTTTATGCGGCCACTTGCTCCAGAGGTCAATGGCTCCACCGCCGCCATCCTTTCAGAATCGGATGATGATGAGATTAAGGGATTGGAATCCTTGGATAGACACTTGGGTTTCCAATAGTTTGGTTTCACATGAAATTGAGAATGTccgtaaattttattaaaatatagaaaCTTAGTTTCTCTGGGTATTACAATCGTTCTAGTTGATGAACAGGTCATAAACGGAGAGAAACCAAATCAAAAGACATAAACAGAAACAAAATCGTCAAATACCCAGTCTTTTGTTATTCCTACAAGTTGCTGAGGTTATCGGGAACTGGGAAATTGTAGCAGTACAAGCAGAAAACCAAACAAGTTTCAGTTTGCAGGAGGAGAACAAAGGCAAGGCGTATAGTCACgaaaatcaaaaaccaaaatgAGGAATGAATTGGATGCTAATCTGTAAGAATTTAAGGcagagaaaaaagagaagaagaaacaagaatCAAATTCTTGGTTTGCGTTTTAGTTTACTACATTATAGTGGGAAAAAGGAATATATAAGGGTTGAAAACTTGGGGGAAATCGTCAGCCAAATGGACGGTTCGAGAAATTACTGGTGAAAagacaaaaacaaaaatcaattacGTGAAGATTCATGTTACACGTGTCGAAAGGTTATGGGAAGCACATGACGGTTATGCGGCGAAAGGCCAATAGGAGATAGCCCTACCAGAACAGTTTTATCATAAGGGGCCGCGgatcatatatttataatttttattttatttatttttattatttgatattattattgccagaaattttttattttgagattaattttgaaaaaaaaaacctctttgACATCGTTAACATCTTGGTCACAAGTGTATTTAATCCCATTCGCTCCATTAGTTTTGGTCTTTTAGTGTTATCGGCCCAATAGAATACTTTCGTCGttggtctttcttttttttttttaatctctaCATATTTCATCACTCCATCAGAAATTATCTCTACTCCTACCATACTCTAGTTTGATGATTTCCACCGCTCATCCAAGGTTGAACTCAAAGATTTAATGAAGACTTAAAAAAGTATCTATACATGCTTTACAACCAATCATTTCGGATGACGTTTGCATCCTATGTGTTACCACAGCTATCGACATTAAGTTAGCCTATATTTATTCCTCATATATTGTCATTACTTCCTCTTCGAGAAAAAAAGTTCACGACCCATGAGCTTTTTACCTCCATGTAGCAGGTTCTATCAGGCTTTCACCCATTGCGAAAAATTCTGCATTACTACCTCCTGTACAAAAGCAAAGTTAAAAGGGTAGGTAGGGGTCTTAGCcccctaaaaatgaaaaattacctcTTTAGTCCCTTGAgcgtttttaaatttttaagtatttaatagTGAAATCGTATTTTGACTcctcctaaaatttaaaattaaattatgccCTCCCTAAAAATAACAagttcataatttaatcccttgaaaattgtaaagttttacaTTAATACAacgacaaaattacatttttaactcactcaaaaatttataattcaaatttggCCATTCCAAAAAAAATTGGCTTCACCCCTGATTGGAAAAATAAGGggtgaatttaagttataaattttatttgatatattacttaaaaataaatactaaacatatttagattatttgataaaaataatataatcttaaaataaataaaattaaatagtaaatgatcGAATATATTACATATTAAGTGACGAGTAGGTCCCTATCTACTTATCATTTTCTACATAGAAAAGATTTTATCTAGTAACTTTTGTTGTGAGTTGTCAACATGTTTAAAGAAAATAAGTTACCCGAAATATTAATTTCCAATTGATGTATTGTTTTAACACTTTATCAAACAATGCCTTAATTTTGACAAGAAACATGACAAAATGTAATTCCCCTATCGTTTAGAAAAGAGTTAGGATACCATTTGATACTTCAATTCGACACTTAAATATTTTCTCTAAGTTGGGATTCTTTGTATTAATCTATAATAAgcaattttgtttaaaattaatttttgtttgattATATATACAAAAGAATTTTAGcatatttaattttagatttttacgGATTTTGATGtatgaaaaaatattgaaaattttgaaatatttctcTTACTAATACAGATATTGAATAAATAATGATATTATgacatttcaataaaatattaaaaattttattatatctcattattaatattttgatatattaaatataaattttgaatactTTTAAGCAAATAATATTAATTGTTTGTAAAacttatgttttgaatatattttCACCATTAGACTCCATGTCATTGACAAAGcaagaaatcatctataaaataaaataaactgtaagaaaaatgaagtttaaacatgtgaatacaattatttatcatagtATTGTCATCTGTCCTAAGTTGGTGTCGAGTTAATTTGTGGCACCATCttaatcaacaacattattagtATACACAATTGATGGAAGTAATaaagtgcataataaaattatagtgtataaaaatgttaaaataaaaattcaggtgagtgataaatttaaagttttactaTCCCAATTGGCATAGGTTTAAATctcatcatatgcatatttttattaatttttctaataaaaaactaaaatatcctcaaataatataatttattttaaatacgaagggacattaaaataatttatttaaataaataatataaatagtcaACAAATTTATTTCTACTAgactatttaaaatgaaatttattatagtgaaatagacctgtccatgggccgggcggcccggcccgaatataataaatatatattttttttatttttttattttttaattttaaaatattttttattttttatttttaaaataatgttttaatgtttattaaaaatgggccgggccgggtcggactcgggcttatgatattttttcCGGGCCAAgactgggcaaaattttaggcccatattcgggccgggccaggcccgaGCCTAGGAGGCGAGCCGAAAATTTTTTACGGGCTCGGCCCGACCCGGTCCATTGACAAGTCTATAGTGAAATGACAACTTCAAGATAGAAGTTAGCCTTTTTTTCAACTATAACTTTTACTTCcccataaaaaaaaaacctaaatggaatactatgaattgatttttgtatATAAAAAATGACTTGATTTGATAACACGTCTTAAAGTGTTTATAATCACTTTTAATAAAAAGACCATTTCGATCATTTCAATGAGATAATCATCACTTGTTATTTAAACACGATTCTTGGAAGGACTAATTAGCCAATCCAATCACATGCTTTACCAAATCTTGAGAGAGGCAAATTGACCCTTTCTCTGCCTTCTCTCGATCACTCGTCTTCTATGTTCATCTTAACCTTCTCCTTTAACATTTTATTGCTCTTTACCCTTCTAGGTGAACAACATTCGATTTCCACCATCATATTCTCTACGCCACCTCTTTGTATCAagaattatatatttcatttatttaatttttacttttaaaaggcaattaaaaATTCATGACAATTTCTTAATActacttataaaattaaataaaaaattaaaggtaaattatctagttggtcactcaacttttagggcgctttcattttagtcacccaagtATTAACTCTCTAACAACCATTAATCTTACATGCcacatcatatttatattttcatattggtcacccaatttttaggttgtttttgTTCTGGTCAcctaataaatatctttttaaacATTGATTGGGTAAAAAAAAGAtcaaggattaaagtgaaaaaatgataaaaactaaaataatatactaaaattatcaatttgtacttGTTTACCCTATGactaaaaattctaattttattatttttaatattaaaaatttaaaattaaaaacatcaaaaataaattaaataatttgttgAATTCTTGAATTGAGTGAATTAAATGGAGGAGCTTTTAGTCTATTTATTCTACGAATTGAGTGAATTCATGAGTCTCGATTAACCGAATTGAACGTTACTGTATACAATAACCACGGATTTGATCCACTACCTTGCACAAGTCGATACTTTGCCCCCATTTGATAGACACGAAAAAAGAGACAATAAATTAAATATACTAAATAAAACTCTGATGTAGTAAAAGAACACATGGGAAAAGGACAGTGGTTAGCTTAACTCGTCCCGTGTTAGGCTATCGCTAGGTGTCGCTGGGTGACGATTATTTGTTGCAGAGCAGGAGCAGGTAGGAAGTTCAACTTTTAATTTCAAACACCAAATCTGAAACAGTTGACTGTTGGTTTTGAGGTTTTTGCAAATGTCGACTTTAAGCCTTCCGCCGGTTCTTACCTCTCCTAGAGACGATGCTATTCAGCTTTACCGTGCTTTCAAGGGTACCCTcgttttccttcattttctttccttttctttctcatttttctctcCACCTCCTCCTCCTTTCCCTCCCTTTTCCTgaaaaatttcattattattagtcttttttttttaaattcatgatTATTGACATTTTCTACAGCATTTTCCTTTTCAAAAGAAAACATTGTCTTCATTAATTTCTTATGGAATTTACTTTTGATTGCTGATTGCAAACTTGGATTGGGATTCAGATTCCAAATTTagcataaattgtatgataaagCATATGCAAATATGATTTTCAAAACCATGGATTTGTCGTATCTTAGTGAATCTGAAATAAGTATaagaaattatttgtaaatttgaaattcttttctgcccttttaaatatttaagaatattttaaaaatataagaatattgaGTTTCTGTCCAATTCTGAATTTCATCCCTTtactttacaaaaattgattgttagtccatttactttaatttgttagaaaatTAACAAGGTAGTCTAGTTGTTAGTGGCTGAATCGTTGATTTTCAATTAGTGATTTAACGAGAAGGATTGGCATATTAGCCAATCAGACTAATTTCTCAGTTTTTGTAAGGTATGAAGACCAAATTCTAATAAATTCTAATAAATTCGTCCTTAAATGCTTGGATTCCtcttaaataaaatcatattgttcttttaattttcaataaatgACATTTAAGTTTTTCCAAGTTAAACTTTTAACTCCTTCCTGTGCTAAGTTCTTATCTATTGTTATGCTTCTTCCACTAATTTTATTATGCAGATTATTGTTGAATGGGTCAatgtcaaataaaaatgaaagcaTGCTCCTCGTTTATCAATCTTCTGATTTTCAGCTTACAAGCAGTATGATTTATTAATCTATGAGATAAGCATTTTCGTTGGATAACTTCAGTATTGTGTATCTTTGAAGAAGGTTAAAACCCTTTGATATTTTAGCTTAAGAATTTGTTTGTTTCTTATGGACTGTTTGATTTGTTCTGTGCATCTCTGTGTGACGAAATTTTGCTATAATGCTTTAATTTTCTTAGTTGATGCAAAACCTCCAAGTTATGGCTTGACTTATATACTCGTTTCCTTTTGGAAAGTATCAGTTGTGACTTTAGCATCAAGCTTTTACATTATTATTTGCAGAAAAAACAACCGAAAGGGTGAAAAGaatgtttctttttcatatttttcctgTTTTACTTTTTCCTTCTAGGGCTGGGATGCGATACTGCAGCAGTAGTCAATATTCTTGCCCATCGAGATGCAACTCAGCGTTCTTTAATTCAACATGAG from the Gossypium hirsutum isolate 1008001.06 chromosome D09, Gossypium_hirsutum_v2.1, whole genome shotgun sequence genome contains:
- the LOC107890868 gene encoding monoacylglycerol lipase isoform X1, which translates into the protein MTCSSTRTIVIPRETKFLYFNKIYGHSQFHVKPNYWKPKCLSKDSNPLISSSSDSERMAAVEPLTSGASGRINALFSLRALRSLLLLLNAVVLFLLLPFRGQRRASAICSGEKVGKDEKQDCRRKGSSSSSAAMRVPAAMVLRRSAAVILDQEAAARRSLAIQRVVEDDDNDTVREFSLFTSARGETLFTQSWTPVSVVVRGVVVLLHGLNEHSGRYSDFAKQLNANGFKVYGMDWIGHGGSDGLHAYVHSLDHAVTDMKIFLEKVLAENPGLPCFCFGHSTGGAIVLKAVLDPKIEAQVSGIILTSPAVGVQPSHPIFVVLAPVVSFLLPRYQVSITNKKNMPVCRDPEALVAKYSDPLVYTGPLRVRTGYEILRTTSYLQQNMNRLRVPLLVLHGTDDTVTDPQASQKLYEAAASTDKTIKLFEGLLHDLLFELERETIMDDIIQWLNCRV